One part of the Anopheles coustani chromosome 2, idAnoCousDA_361_x.2, whole genome shotgun sequence genome encodes these proteins:
- the LOC131263538 gene encoding POU domain protein CF1A, with product MAATAYISPGAGELDMALGGGGGGGGGGGYHHTSSPRSAADANEMKYMHHHHHHHHHQAAAAAVAAAANHHHGGITVPSSPSPNPAGLGSVTGGLGGNPWAALQPSDPWTLHAAAAAAHSHPAHTHPHPADVKQEMHLTQQARAASQQAGGAGPGGGPGGGGGGGGGMGSPHGWHAPVHAGSHYATGTGSPLQYHAHAAAAMNGMLHHPASHHHPAHHQSAAATPSLHPSLRGESPQLHLPPHHHHHHHHHHLQGDRDVSAGEEDTPTSDDLEAFAKQFKQRRIKLGFTQADVGLALGTLYGNVFSQTTICRFEALQLSFKNMCKLKPLLQKWLEEADSTTGSPTSIDKIAAQGRKRKKRTSIEVSVKGALEQHFHKQPKPSAQEISSLADSLQLEKEVVRVWFCNRRQKEKRMTPPNTMGGDMMDGMPPGHMGHGGGHHGGHGGYHPHHDMHGSPMGAHSHSHSPPMLSPQGMGATVGGHHQLTAH from the coding sequence ATGGCCGCCACCGCGTACATCTCGCCCGGCGCCGGCGAACTCGACATGGCGctgggcggcggtggtggcggcggcggcggaggcGGCTACCATCACACCTCGTCGCCGCGCAGTGCCGCCGATGCGAACGAGATGAAGTACatgcaccaccatcaccaccatcaccaccatcaggcggctgcggcggctgTGGCGGCGGCAGCGAATCACCATCATGGCGGCATCACCGTGCCCTCGAGTCCTTCGCCCAACCCGGCCGGCCTGGGCTCGGTGACGGGCGGGCTCGGGGGCAATCCGTGGGCCGCCCTGCAGCCCAGTGACCCCTGGACGCTGCATGCCGCCGCGGCCGCCGCCCACTCCCACCCGGCCCACACACACCCGCATCCGGCGGACGTGAAGCAGGAGATGCACCTGACGCAGCAGGCCCGGGCCGCCAGCCAGCAGGCGGGCGGTGCCGGCCCCGGGGGCGGACCGGGTggaggcggaggaggaggcggTGGGATGGGATCGCCACACGGGTGGCATGCGCCGGTGCACGCCGGCTCGCACTACGCCACCGGTACCGGTTCTCCCCTGCAGTACCACGCGCATGCAGCCGCGGCCATGAACGGCATGCTGCATCACCCGGCCAGCCACCATCACCCTGCGCATCACCAAAGTGCGGCGGCGACCCCGTCGCTGCATCCCTCGCTGCGGGGCGAGTCCCCGCAGCTGCATCTGCCGccgcaccatcaccatcaccatcatcaccatcacctgCAGGGCGACCGGGATGTGAGCGCCGGCGAGGAGGACACGCCGACGTCCGACGACCTGGAAGCGTTCGCGAAGCAGTTCAAGCAGCGCCGGATCAAGCTCGGGTTCACGCAGGCGGACGTGGGGCTGGCGCTCGGGACGCTGTACGGCAACGTGTTCTCGCAGACGACCATCTGCCGGTTCGAGGCGCTCCAGCTGAGCTTCAAAAACATGTGCAAGCTGAAGCCGCTGCTGCAGAAGTGGCTGGAGGAGGCCGACTCGACCACCGGCTCGCCGACCAGCATCGACAAGATCGCGGCCCAGGGCCGGAAGCGGAAAAAGCGCACCAGCATCGAGGTGTCGGTGAAGGGGGCGCTCGAGCAGCACTTCCACAAGCAGCCGAAGCCGTCGGCGCAGGAGATCTCGTCGCTCGCCGACAGTTTGCAGCTGGAGAAGGAGGTCGTGCGGGTGTGGTTCTGCAATCGGCGGCAGAAGGAGAAGCGCATGACGCCCCCGAACACGATGGGGGGCGACATGATGGACGGCATGCCACCGGGTCACATGGGCCACGGTGGTGGCCATCATGGCGGGCACGGCGGTTACCATCCTCACCACGACATGCACGGCAGCCCGATGGGGGCGCACAGTCACAGCCACAGCCCGCCGATGCTCAGCCCGCAGGGTATGGGCGCGACCGTCGGCGGCCACCATCAGCTGACGGCCCACTAG
- the LOC131264890 gene encoding ras-interacting protein RIP3-like, with amino-acid sequence MVGLQTAHQAAAAAAAAAAAAAAAMVGGHGAVYGSAGGSSITQVSQSSASPPDSGSGSSAAASAATASQAANGEGGPSQQPQQQQQQQQGQQGQQGQQPPPQSSSVPATSTSPAPTSSSASSASSALAAQMYIDHQRSQQQQQVQQQQQQQQQQQQQAQQLHHHQQQQQQLAHAQQQAQQQAQQHAQQQHAHHQQQLHTRRLLQEWTLQFGPTGTATGARYI; translated from the coding sequence ATGGTCGGCTTGCAGACGGCTCAtcaggcggcggcggcagcggcagccGCTGCAGCAGCCGCCGCAGCCGCGATGGTCGGAGGGCACGGAGCGGTGTACGGGTCGGCGGGAGGAAGCAGCATCACGCAGGTGTCTCAGTCGTCCGCGTCACCCCCTGACTCGGGGTCGGGATCTTCAGCCGCCGCATCGGCCGCCACTGCCTCACAGGCGGCTAACGGCGAAGGAGGCCCGTcccagcagccgcagcagcagcagcagcagcagcagggacAACAGGGACAACAGGGACAGCAGCCGCCACCACAGTCGTCTTCAGTGCCGGCGACATCGACGTCACCCGCTCCAACGAGCTCATCGGCGTCGTCCGCTTCGTCGGCACTAGCAGCGCAAATGTACATAGACCATCAGCgcagtcagcagcagcagcaagtgcagcagcaacagcaacaacagcagcagcagcagcagcaagctcAGCAGcttcatcaccatcagcagcagcagcagcagctggccCATGCACAGCAACAGGCTCAGCAGCAGGCTCAGCAGCAtgctcagcagcagcacgctcaccatcagcagcagctacACACAAGACGACTCCTGCAGGAATGGACTCTGCAGTTCGGACCAACCGGAACAGCAACTGGTGCACGTTACATTtaa